A genomic stretch from Telmatocola sphagniphila includes:
- a CDS encoding PVC-type heme-binding CxxCH protein, with protein MRCLILLFATTFPVYAQQEHIAPAAPLLPEQAQKKFKVPPGFEVQLVASEPTIGKPMQMAFDAKGRLWVTSSNEYPFAAKERAGKDKIYILEDFDAHGKAQKVTTFAEDLNIPIGILPLPDCKSCIVYSIPYVWKLTDTQGTGKADKKEHLYGPFGFRDTHGMVNSFVQTLDGWVHACHGFSNDSSVKGTDGQVLTMNSGSTFRFRPDGTHLEIWTRGQVNPFGMTMDPYGQLYNADCHSRPITQLIHNAVYSSFGKPHDGLGYGPDMIRHDHGSTALCGLTWLQTDTFPPEYQNSIFLGNVVTNRVHRDALKWSGSSPEAVEQQEFMMTDDQWFRPADIKLGLDGALYVSDFYNRIIGHYEVALDHPGRDRERGRIWRIVPTAKPLMDKTDLTQLSFEQLIKELDSSNIVRRQLAAFQVIQRGRDNPALASKQTLAWNSAPGKRPATSYEIVNSWKKSGLTDIELSLNSADSPEYRARFLRNCDLKKYTTTIPSILEGSEAFSKRAILENLTVHPDTDLILTLRGLIGNTPSTDSHMKHAARIALREALLQPHAWEKQGVPVLSENRDAKIMVDVCLGAPTEKAAAYLVSMPVSILSNDNHLIDACTHIARYGTVDTLHKLHDLITGQNSMTTEMKLASLQGVFKGYQQRGRAIDGEWISSTDKLVTNYLKLPGEKEQLAALDLAATLKLNNQFENISNLVENAKASEPARLAGLSTLGRLNSVRALPYLILALRDSNWSIPAREKIAQQLGQIPTPDSLTALGDAIRTAPSRLDGAIAQSLAGSKPGAEILFTTIEKGSASPRLLLDKAIQDKLGSYKERIAKLTAGLPSVDQKIQMTINQRKKSQGLGEANFEIGKSLFTKHCGICHQIAGVGAKVGPNLDGIGNRGLDRLLEDVLDPNRNVDAAFRMTTLFLKDGKTLSGLVVREEGQSVVIADQTGKETAVGKDNIEERKVSNLSPMPANIAEQVSESEFRHLMGYLLKQKKD; from the coding sequence ATGCGTTGTTTAATCTTACTCTTTGCGACGACATTCCCGGTATACGCTCAGCAGGAACATATCGCTCCCGCGGCCCCACTTTTGCCCGAACAGGCGCAAAAAAAATTCAAGGTTCCACCCGGTTTCGAAGTGCAGTTGGTCGCTTCCGAACCGACAATTGGCAAGCCCATGCAAATGGCCTTCGATGCCAAGGGCCGGCTCTGGGTCACCTCGTCCAATGAATATCCTTTCGCAGCGAAGGAGCGGGCCGGAAAGGACAAGATTTACATCCTCGAAGATTTCGACGCTCACGGCAAAGCTCAGAAAGTTACGACTTTCGCGGAAGATCTGAATATTCCCATTGGCATATTGCCCTTACCCGACTGCAAATCCTGCATCGTCTACAGCATTCCCTATGTCTGGAAGTTGACCGATACCCAGGGTACCGGCAAGGCCGACAAAAAGGAGCACCTTTATGGGCCGTTTGGCTTCCGCGACACGCATGGAATGGTCAACTCCTTCGTGCAAACCCTCGACGGCTGGGTGCATGCCTGTCACGGCTTCAGCAACGATTCCTCGGTGAAAGGTACCGATGGCCAGGTACTGACGATGAATAGCGGCAGTACTTTTCGCTTTCGGCCCGACGGTACACATTTGGAAATCTGGACGCGCGGGCAGGTCAACCCCTTTGGCATGACCATGGACCCCTACGGCCAGCTTTATAATGCCGATTGTCACAGCCGGCCGATTACGCAATTGATTCACAATGCAGTTTACAGCAGTTTCGGCAAGCCGCACGATGGCCTGGGTTATGGACCCGATATGATTCGCCACGATCACGGTTCCACCGCACTCTGCGGACTAACCTGGTTGCAGACCGACACCTTCCCGCCGGAATATCAGAACAGCATTTTCCTGGGGAACGTCGTCACCAATCGCGTTCACCGCGATGCGTTGAAATGGTCCGGTTCCAGTCCGGAGGCCGTCGAACAGCAGGAATTCATGATGACCGACGATCAATGGTTTCGGCCCGCGGACATCAAGCTCGGGCTCGACGGAGCCTTGTACGTCTCCGATTTTTACAACCGCATCATTGGCCATTACGAAGTCGCGCTCGATCACCCGGGCCGGGATCGCGAGCGCGGCCGGATTTGGAGGATCGTTCCCACGGCGAAACCCCTGATGGATAAAACCGATCTCACCCAGCTAAGTTTTGAGCAGTTGATCAAGGAACTGGATTCCTCGAATATTGTCCGACGGCAATTGGCAGCGTTTCAAGTAATTCAACGCGGACGCGATAACCCCGCCCTCGCCTCCAAGCAAACTCTGGCCTGGAACTCCGCGCCCGGCAAACGGCCTGCAACATCTTATGAAATTGTAAATAGCTGGAAGAAATCGGGACTGACCGATATCGAACTGTCGCTGAATTCGGCCGATTCCCCCGAATACCGCGCCCGTTTCTTGCGAAATTGCGATCTGAAGAAATATACCACGACGATACCGAGCATCTTGGAAGGGAGTGAGGCGTTCAGCAAGCGTGCCATACTGGAAAATCTGACGGTACATCCCGATACGGATTTAATTCTGACCTTGCGCGGCCTGATAGGAAATACCCCTTCGACCGATTCGCACATGAAGCACGCCGCCCGCATTGCACTGCGGGAAGCCTTGTTGCAGCCTCACGCCTGGGAGAAACAGGGAGTACCCGTTCTCTCCGAAAATCGCGATGCGAAGATTATGGTGGATGTCTGCCTGGGGGCCCCCACGGAGAAAGCCGCGGCCTATCTGGTGTCGATGCCGGTTTCCATTCTCTCAAACGATAATCACCTGATCGATGCCTGCACGCACATCGCCCGATATGGAACCGTCGATACCCTGCACAAACTTCATGACCTGATCACCGGTCAGAATAGTATGACGACAGAAATGAAGCTCGCCAGTCTACAGGGGGTTTTCAAGGGTTATCAGCAACGGGGCCGGGCGATCGATGGGGAGTGGATCAGTTCCACCGATAAATTGGTGACCAACTATTTGAAACTGCCTGGCGAAAAAGAACAACTGGCGGCTTTGGATCTGGCAGCCACTCTGAAGCTGAACAACCAGTTCGAAAATATTTCGAATCTCGTCGAGAATGCCAAGGCTTCCGAACCCGCACGGCTCGCGGGGTTATCCACTCTGGGCCGCTTAAATTCGGTTCGAGCTCTACCGTATCTCATCCTCGCACTGAGGGATTCGAACTGGAGCATCCCGGCGCGCGAAAAAATTGCCCAGCAGCTGGGTCAGATTCCCACGCCCGATTCTCTGACTGCCCTGGGAGATGCTATCCGCACCGCTCCGAGTCGATTGGACGGGGCCATCGCTCAGTCGCTGGCCGGTTCGAAGCCGGGTGCGGAGATTCTGTTCACCACCATCGAGAAAGGTTCTGCTTCGCCCCGGCTATTACTCGATAAGGCGATTCAGGATAAACTGGGCAGCTACAAGGAACGCATCGCCAAGCTCACGGCCGGTCTGCCGAGCGTCGATCAAAAGATTCAGATGACGATCAATCAGCGCAAGAAATCGCAGGGACTGGGTGAAGCGAATTTTGAAATAGGTAAATCTCTGTTCACCAAACACTGCGGTATTTGCCATCAGATTGCGGGTGTCGGTGCCAAGGTCGGGCCGAACCTCGATGGGATCGGCAACCGAGGTCTGGATCGGCTTCTGGAAGACGTGCTTGATCCGAATCGTAACGTCGATGCGGCGTTTCGGATGACCACGCTATTTTTGAAGGATGGGAAAACTCTCTCCGGTCTGGTGGTTCGCGAAGAAGGTCAATCCGTCGTGATCGCCGATCAGACAGGGAAGGAAACCGCGGTGGGCAAGGATAACATTGAGGAGCGAAAAGTCTCCAACCTTTCCCCGATGCCGGCTAATATAGCAGAGCAGGTTTCCGAGTCCGAATTCCGGCACCTGATGGGTTATCTGCTGAAACAGAAAAAAGATTAG
- a CDS encoding beta-propeller fold lactonase family protein produces the protein MRFFLLMTLLALPTSLFAGSSNSLMDVRADGSRLVVANTDNDSITVVDLKTRKAAPELKVGSHPEGAAWVANTPLVVVTLNGESAIAFVDTQKSEVTKLKTEFEPYGVVVSKDGLTAYVTHDYPGKLSVINVAERKVSRVISVGEWSRGIALSSDEQKVYITNFYSAELTCVDLKEGKVIDRWLGQSTENLCRHVELHPKRGKAYLSHLRSRVDTFDARGSIFPQLTIADLRPKKNEEDSRRKSLAMDTYNGVYVVANSWEAAITPDGSKIYTLYAGSEEMNVSKILDDDYEELDRIGRVIKLGKNPRAVRVSPDGKEVYVYNTLDFTVSVLAVEGNKKLAEIEVCKPAHSPEWVRGKFLFHTASPPMSGARWVACSSCHPDGHSDHRVWQNPDGLRKTPPLFGLAHTHPLHWSADRDEVQDFEYTIQGKLMRGRGLTSEHTAALKPELETKMSGKSKDLDALAVYTNSFHFNLSPYAAEGKLSPAALRGKELFFNKDVNCASCHSGPYYTDSSLVKPFKLHDVGTSKDDPLEKLGPGYDTPTLLGIYRSAPYLHHGKAKTLMDVLTTFNPKDQHGKTSHLSQLQKEDLVEFLKALPYEKPPQETPNTVPYFEKQK, from the coding sequence ATGCGTTTTTTCCTTCTAATGACTTTGCTGGCTTTGCCCACGTCCCTTTTCGCCGGTTCCTCGAATAGCCTTATGGATGTTCGTGCAGATGGCTCCCGCTTGGTAGTGGCCAATACCGATAACGATTCAATTACGGTTGTCGATCTGAAAACGCGAAAAGCCGCCCCCGAGTTGAAAGTCGGCAGTCACCCGGAAGGGGCCGCCTGGGTCGCCAATACTCCGCTCGTAGTCGTCACTCTAAACGGCGAATCGGCGATCGCCTTCGTCGATACCCAGAAATCGGAAGTCACCAAACTGAAAACCGAGTTCGAACCCTATGGAGTGGTTGTCAGCAAGGATGGCCTGACCGCGTATGTCACTCACGATTACCCCGGTAAGCTGAGCGTGATCAACGTCGCCGAGCGAAAAGTTTCGCGGGTTATCTCGGTCGGTGAATGGTCGCGCGGCATCGCACTGTCGTCGGACGAACAGAAAGTTTACATCACCAATTTCTACTCGGCGGAACTCACCTGCGTTGATCTCAAAGAAGGTAAAGTGATCGACCGCTGGCTGGGGCAAAGTACGGAGAACCTTTGCCGGCATGTGGAGTTGCACCCGAAGCGAGGCAAAGCCTATCTGTCGCACCTGCGCTCCCGGGTCGACACCTTCGACGCCCGGGGCTCGATCTTCCCACAACTGACCATCGCCGATTTACGACCGAAAAAAAATGAGGAAGATTCCCGCCGCAAATCGCTGGCCATGGATACCTACAACGGCGTCTACGTCGTGGCCAATTCCTGGGAAGCGGCCATCACCCCGGACGGCTCTAAGATCTATACGCTCTACGCCGGATCGGAGGAAATGAACGTTTCCAAAATTCTCGACGACGACTACGAAGAGCTAGACCGCATTGGCCGGGTGATCAAGCTCGGGAAAAACCCTCGAGCGGTGCGAGTCTCGCCCGATGGCAAAGAGGTTTACGTCTATAACACGCTCGATTTCACAGTCAGCGTTCTGGCGGTGGAGGGCAATAAGAAACTGGCTGAAATTGAAGTCTGCAAACCGGCCCATAGCCCCGAATGGGTTCGCGGCAAATTTTTATTCCACACTGCCAGTCCGCCGATGAGCGGGGCACGCTGGGTAGCGTGCTCTTCCTGCCATCCGGATGGCCATTCCGATCATCGAGTCTGGCAGAACCCGGATGGCCTGCGAAAAACGCCGCCGTTGTTCGGTCTGGCCCATACGCATCCATTGCACTGGTCGGCGGACCGCGATGAAGTTCAGGATTTCGAATATACGATTCAAGGAAAATTGATGCGGGGTCGCGGCTTAACCAGCGAACATACCGCCGCGCTGAAACCGGAGCTGGAAACGAAGATGAGCGGCAAATCGAAAGACCTCGATGCCCTAGCAGTTTATACCAACTCGTTCCATTTCAATCTTTCTCCCTATGCAGCGGAAGGAAAATTGAGCCCGGCGGCTCTACGAGGCAAAGAACTTTTCTTTAATAAGGATGTGAACTGCGCCAGCTGCCACAGCGGCCCCTATTACACCGACAGTTCACTGGTCAAACCTTTTAAACTTCACGATGTGGGAACGAGTAAAGACGATCCGCTGGAGAAGTTAGGGCCCGGCTACGACACACCCACCTTGTTGGGGATCTATCGCTCCGCTCCGTATCTGCATCACGGCAAAGCCAAGACCCTTATGGATGTGCTGACGACTTTTAACCCCAAGGATCAACATGGAAAGACTAGCCATCTTTCACAGCTTCAGAAAGAGGATCTGGTCGAGTTTCTGAAGGCGCTTCCCTACGAGAAGCCGCCCCAGGAAACGCCGAATACCGTGCCGTACTTCGAAAAGCAGAAGTGA
- a CDS encoding transketolase family protein — protein MRTAFIDTLLNIAEQDERVWLLTADLGFSVLEKFIERFPDRYVNVGVAEQNMIGIAAGLASTGIKPYLYSIANFPTLRCLEQIRNDICYHELDVKIVSVGGGLAYGSQGYTHHGVEELGILRMLPGMTVVAPGDPVETRLATQELNKHSGPGYLRLGKANEPVLHENEPGFRLGQANVLRTGRDGCLISTGAMLGECLRVSDQVRQENGLEIRVVSMHTIKPLDETMLLKCVRELPWVMTVEEHSITGGLGAACSEVLAEAGNFRARFQRFGLPDRVNHTFGSQQFLRNLLMGDLLEEVQLLCRARRLAA, from the coding sequence ATGAGAACTGCCTTCATCGATACTCTGCTTAACATTGCCGAGCAGGACGAGCGAGTCTGGCTACTGACCGCCGATCTGGGCTTCTCCGTGCTGGAGAAGTTCATCGAACGCTTTCCGGATCGCTATGTCAATGTGGGTGTGGCCGAGCAGAACATGATCGGCATCGCCGCTGGACTGGCGAGCACGGGTATCAAGCCTTACCTTTATTCGATTGCCAATTTTCCGACCTTGCGCTGCCTGGAACAGATTCGCAATGACATCTGCTACCACGAACTGGATGTGAAGATCGTCTCGGTCGGCGGTGGCCTCGCTTATGGCTCGCAGGGCTACACGCATCACGGCGTCGAGGAACTCGGTATTTTGCGAATGCTGCCTGGTATGACCGTGGTGGCCCCGGGCGATCCCGTCGAAACCCGACTGGCCACTCAGGAATTGAACAAACATAGCGGTCCCGGATACCTCCGGCTAGGCAAAGCCAATGAACCGGTACTTCACGAGAACGAACCAGGCTTCCGTCTCGGTCAGGCAAATGTGTTGCGTACCGGTCGCGATGGCTGCTTGATCTCCACCGGGGCCATGCTCGGCGAGTGTTTACGCGTCAGCGATCAGGTCCGTCAGGAGAATGGGTTGGAGATCCGCGTCGTCTCCATGCATACGATTAAGCCGCTCGATGAGACGATGCTTTTAAAGTGCGTTCGGGAATTGCCCTGGGTGATGACCGTGGAAGAGCACTCGATTACGGGCGGCCTCGGCGCGGCCTGCTCGGAAGTGCTGGCGGAGGCTGGAAATTTCCGAGCCCGCTTCCAGCGCTTCGGCCTGCCCGACCGGGTGAATCACACCTTCGGCTCCCAGCAATTTCTCCGCAATCTGCTGATGGGAGATCTGCTCGAGGAAGTTCAACTGCTCTGTCGGGCTCGACGATTGGCCGCTTGA
- a CDS encoding transketolase, which yields MEFDLKASEDLAARIRSQTLRMVHRAKASHIGSCFSMTDLLAVLYGGLLRVSPDLPGSMDRDRFLLSKGHGAAAVYATLAENGFFPKSWLDTYGQDGSVLSGHISHYDVPGIDFSTGSLGHGLSIACGLALAAKRKKHDYRTFCLLSDGECDEGSIWEAILFAPQFKLDNLTAIVDYNKIQSFGRVKEILNLEPFADKWRAFGWEVREIDGHDHQLIHQTLTSIPFVANKPSVVIAHTIKGKGVSFMEDRLEWHYKSPNDQQLETALRELRRAA from the coding sequence TTGGAATTCGATCTCAAAGCAAGCGAAGATCTGGCCGCCCGAATCCGCAGCCAGACGCTGCGTATGGTCCATCGCGCCAAGGCCTCCCATATCGGTTCGTGCTTCTCCATGACCGATTTGCTGGCCGTGCTCTACGGGGGCCTCTTGCGAGTCAGCCCCGATCTACCGGGCTCGATGGATCGCGATCGGTTTCTCCTGAGCAAAGGGCATGGGGCCGCGGCCGTGTATGCAACTCTCGCGGAAAACGGCTTCTTTCCGAAATCCTGGCTGGACACCTACGGTCAGGACGGCAGCGTCCTCTCGGGACATATCTCGCACTACGACGTTCCCGGGATCGATTTCTCCACCGGTTCTTTGGGGCATGGACTCTCGATTGCCTGCGGGCTGGCACTGGCCGCTAAACGCAAAAAGCACGATTACCGCACTTTTTGCCTGCTATCCGACGGCGAATGCGATGAAGGATCCATCTGGGAAGCGATTCTCTTCGCCCCGCAATTCAAGCTGGATAACCTCACCGCCATCGTGGATTACAACAAAATTCAAAGCTTCGGCCGGGTGAAAGAGATCCTGAATCTGGAGCCCTTCGCCGACAAGTGGCGGGCCTTCGGCTGGGAAGTGCGCGAAATCGATGGCCATGATCACCAGTTGATCCACCAGACTTTGACTTCGATTCCCTTTGTCGCCAATAAACCGAGCGTGGTGATTGCTCACACGATCAAGGGGAAAGGTGTTTCTTTCATGGAAGACCGGCTGGAATGGCATTATAAATCCCCCAACGATCAGCAGCTGGAAACCGCATTGCGAGAACTTCGGAGGGCCGCATGA
- a CDS encoding phosphotransferase yields the protein MKTLDDYHEQRRSLFLPKSDWSIPDYALRRCRADEPITQLDDAEVADIVRLVLHAEPDSVQKLDAPATTHQIWCLEFANRRLIFRSNSLPESFVDFPMAIEASITNYLVERGYPVMTCRCVDLTRDRCRTDFTIQNQASGSSLKIFDDNERVLLPLLTNLGRWIGKLHAEKVSSGFGWLKLDPDDPLGCHADGTSHYRGLFNCWTDFLEVNLEKHLSRCVELNALDKAEANRIEGWFSKLWSVLASSPSAILHNDLSMDNVFTDGRKITAILDWEDALLGDPIFDVASWATFQPVRRHSAFLIGYFREQRQQIDFEARFWFYFLRIALARTVLRDRLGLKDLPGRTPAAARIRLGLEELERQHRTFRRKAG from the coding sequence ATGAAGACTCTCGATGACTATCACGAGCAACGGCGGTCGCTCTTTTTACCCAAGAGCGACTGGTCCATACCGGATTACGCACTGAGGCGCTGCCGCGCCGATGAGCCGATCACGCAGTTGGACGACGCCGAGGTGGCAGACATCGTACGCCTGGTACTTCATGCGGAACCCGATTCGGTTCAAAAATTAGACGCCCCGGCCACAACGCATCAAATCTGGTGTCTCGAATTCGCTAATCGCCGGCTGATTTTCCGTTCCAACAGCCTGCCGGAAAGCTTCGTCGATTTCCCCATGGCCATCGAAGCCTCCATTACCAACTATCTAGTCGAACGCGGCTACCCGGTCATGACCTGCCGCTGCGTCGATCTGACGAGGGATCGATGCCGGACCGATTTCACCATCCAAAATCAAGCCAGCGGCTCTTCGCTGAAGATATTCGACGATAACGAGCGTGTGCTGCTGCCCCTATTGACGAATCTCGGCCGCTGGATTGGAAAATTGCACGCTGAGAAAGTCAGTAGCGGCTTCGGCTGGTTGAAGCTCGATCCCGACGATCCGCTCGGATGCCATGCGGATGGAACCTCACACTATCGCGGTCTGTTCAACTGCTGGACCGACTTTCTGGAAGTGAATCTGGAAAAGCATTTGAGCCGTTGCGTAGAGTTGAACGCCCTAGATAAAGCGGAAGCCAATCGCATCGAAGGCTGGTTTTCCAAGCTCTGGAGCGTGCTGGCCAGCAGTCCTTCCGCCATTTTGCATAACGATTTGAGCATGGATAATGTCTTCACCGACGGCCGAAAAATCACGGCCATTCTGGACTGGGAAGACGCCCTGCTCGGCGATCCGATCTTCGACGTGGCCAGTTGGGCGACCTTCCAGCCGGTCCGACGGCATTCGGCCTTTCTCATCGGCTATTTCCGGGAACAGCGACAACAGATCGACTTTGAAGCCCGCTTCTGGTTTTACTTTTTGCGAATCGCCCTGGCCCGTACGGTTCTGCGCGACCGACTGGGATTGAAAGACCTTCCCGGGCGAACGCCCGCCGCCGCCCGAATTCGCCTGGGTCTGGAAGAACTGGAACGACAACATCGGACGTTTCGTAGAAAAGCGGGTTAG
- a CDS encoding sulfotransferase family protein: MTPFKLIMISAMYENGGNTTQRLLDGHPEMFNYPYESQLGTSLVNDYLSSYVPFKYRWPEFPMHGEAGNDYELFFDEEMKTRLRVPERSKFKNADMKLNEIERKEKFIAFMKNKPRTRANLVEAFFRSTFDAWTNYRKTGQETCYLGYSPVMNFDTEKIMADFPQGHIIHVVRNPYSGYSDTKKRPFPLSLERYTWTWNYSQHLALTYAEKFPNNFHIVRFEDIISDMRGTMSKLCSSIGIGWSETCLQPSWNSQTLKEVYPWGTIRIPTPEVNIATMNQLTDDEKNRIRQLSIVMQRLLGYEQFWETGRVLGRRAA; encoded by the coding sequence ATGACACCTTTCAAGCTAATTATGATCTCGGCCATGTATGAGAATGGCGGCAACACGACGCAGCGCCTGCTGGATGGACATCCCGAGATGTTCAACTATCCCTACGAGTCGCAGCTGGGGACTAGCCTGGTTAACGACTATCTGTCGAGTTACGTGCCCTTCAAATATCGCTGGCCGGAATTCCCCATGCACGGCGAAGCGGGTAACGATTACGAACTCTTTTTCGATGAAGAGATGAAGACCCGCCTGCGCGTACCGGAGCGAAGCAAGTTCAAAAACGCCGATATGAAGCTCAATGAGATCGAACGCAAGGAAAAGTTTATCGCGTTCATGAAGAATAAGCCGCGCACCCGGGCCAATCTGGTCGAAGCGTTCTTCCGTTCGACCTTCGACGCCTGGACCAACTATCGGAAAACCGGACAGGAAACCTGCTATCTCGGATATAGCCCGGTCATGAATTTCGACACGGAGAAAATCATGGCCGACTTCCCGCAGGGCCACATCATTCACGTGGTGCGCAATCCCTATTCCGGCTACTCCGATACCAAGAAGCGGCCGTTCCCCCTGTCGCTGGAACGCTACACCTGGACCTGGAATTACTCCCAGCACCTGGCGCTGACCTATGCGGAGAAGTTCCCGAATAACTTTCATATCGTCCGCTTCGAAGACATTATCTCGGATATGCGCGGCACCATGTCCAAGCTCTGTTCGAGCATCGGAATCGGCTGGTCGGAGACCTGCCTGCAGCCCTCCTGGAATTCGCAGACCTTAAAGGAGGTCTATCCCTGGGGCACCATTCGCATTCCGACCCCGGAAGTGAATATCGCCACCATGAATCAACTGACGGACGATGAGAAAAATCGCATCCGTCAACTGTCCATCGTCATGCAGCGGCTGTTGGGTTACGAACAGTTTTGGGAAACGGGACGCGTTCTCGGCCGACGGGCCGCCTGA
- a CDS encoding NAD-dependent epimerase/dehydratase family protein: MTSPREPVLITGGSGFIGAFLAHELIEAGCDVHLLLRPEYQTWRLADIAGRFTPHFANLCDTEATKRLIEQIRPQVIYHLGTHGAYPSQNNRTEILATNLLGTANLIDALHGHDFQAFVHTGSSSEYGHKTSAMQTADRLDPRSDYGVSKAAATLLCQAEAFKNRPFSTVRVFAAYGPWEEPSRLVPYVMEMCARGIRPKVSAGQQPRDFIYVGDVTALLQHVAATPELRRGIWHAGTGAQSTVRDMIETIVSVCTQNRILPEYGAIELRPDEPTCWVADVRETFEKTGWKPKHTLQSGVREMWKWYQQRDLKKAA, from the coding sequence ATGACCAGTCCGCGTGAACCAGTATTGATTACAGGAGGCAGCGGCTTCATTGGCGCCTTCCTGGCGCACGAACTGATTGAAGCGGGCTGCGACGTACACCTTCTGCTGCGTCCCGAATATCAGACTTGGCGGCTGGCCGATATTGCCGGTCGATTCACTCCCCATTTCGCCAATCTTTGCGATACCGAAGCTACCAAACGACTGATCGAACAGATTCGACCCCAAGTGATTTATCACCTGGGCACCCACGGCGCTTACCCGTCGCAGAACAACCGAACGGAGATCTTGGCGACCAATCTCCTCGGCACGGCTAATCTCATCGATGCTTTGCACGGCCACGATTTCCAGGCTTTTGTGCATACCGGCAGCAGTTCCGAATACGGGCATAAAACTTCGGCCATGCAGACGGCAGATCGGCTCGATCCCCGCTCCGACTACGGGGTTTCCAAAGCAGCCGCGACTTTACTTTGTCAGGCCGAGGCGTTCAAAAACCGCCCATTCTCAACCGTTCGGGTATTCGCCGCCTATGGACCGTGGGAAGAACCTTCCCGATTGGTTCCTTACGTTATGGAGATGTGCGCTCGCGGAATTCGACCCAAAGTTTCCGCCGGTCAGCAGCCGCGCGATTTCATCTATGTCGGAGACGTAACAGCTCTGCTTCAGCATGTGGCCGCGACACCCGAGTTGCGTCGCGGTATCTGGCATGCGGGGACTGGCGCGCAGTCGACCGTTCGCGATATGATCGAGACAATCGTCTCGGTCTGTACCCAGAATCGGATTCTTCCGGAATACGGGGCGATCGAATTACGACCCGATGAACCGACCTGCTGGGTGGCGGATGTGCGCGAAACCTTTGAAAAAACCGGCTGGAAACCCAAACACACTCTCCAAAGCGGCGTTCGCGAAATGTGGAAATGGTACCAGCAACGCGATTTAAAAAAAGCGGCTTGA
- a CDS encoding HAD family hydrolase yields the protein MHVLLFDIDGTLIRSGGAGKAAMEGGLTKAFGITEIQDVVPYGGRTDEAIVRDLLRVHGIEVTPENIVKLQQAYQNALQETLHSQRGEVCRGILELMPRLTSSNTVTLGLLTGNVRSGAERKLLHYNLWHYFPFGGFADDTHDRSEVARRAVREAEKHLGREVERNRVWVIGDTPHDVKCARDVNARAVAVGTGWHSMEELAASNPDFLVEDLSQATELLRAWGIH from the coding sequence ATGCATGTACTTCTTTTCGATATTGATGGCACCTTAATTCGTTCGGGCGGGGCCGGTAAAGCGGCCATGGAAGGGGGTCTCACAAAGGCCTTCGGCATTACCGAAATCCAGGACGTAGTACCCTACGGTGGCCGAACCGATGAAGCCATCGTTCGCGATTTGCTCCGCGTACACGGCATCGAAGTGACGCCCGAGAACATCGTTAAATTACAACAGGCCTATCAGAACGCTCTTCAGGAAACCCTCCATTCGCAGCGTGGCGAGGTTTGCCGGGGCATTCTGGAATTGATGCCGCGACTAACTTCCTCGAATACCGTAACTCTGGGTTTGTTAACGGGCAATGTCCGTTCCGGAGCCGAGCGAAAACTATTGCATTACAATCTCTGGCACTATTTTCCTTTCGGCGGCTTTGCGGATGATACCCACGATCGTTCTGAAGTGGCCCGCCGGGCAGTCCGGGAAGCTGAAAAACATTTGGGCCGGGAAGTTGAGCGAAACCGGGTCTGGGTGATCGGCGATACGCCGCACGACGTGAAATGTGCTCGCGATGTCAATGCCCGCGCTGTGGCCGTGGGAACCGGTTGGCACAGCATGGAGGAATTGGCTGCTTCCAACCCCGATTTTCTCGTCGAAGATCTTTCTCAGGCGACCGAATTGCTGCGAGCCTGGGGCATTCACTAA